The window ACTACTTCGACATAAAGGCGCATTACTACCCGTGGCTGAACGACCGCCCATTGCGCCCGTTTCGTTATGGCGATTACTCGTCGATCTGCCGCAACTTTTTGCCTCAGGACTATCGCCGCCTGAGCGATCATCACCGGATTGTCCAGACCGTTCTGATCGAGGGCGAATGGGACCCGGCCACGCCGCTCAACGAAGTGTTTTTTGTCGAGTCGCTGGCCAAGGACGAACCGACGCTGGCAGCCATGGTCGCCCAGGCCTGGCTTGACCGCGAAGACGCCCCCGCGCTGTTGCGTCAATACGCGCAGCATCCACTGGTGCGCGGCATCCGCCACAAACCGAGCGTGACCAGCCGTGAAGCGTGGCACGAGAATTTTGCCGCACCGGGCTCCATGCGCGACACCCGTTGGCGGGACGGCTACGCCTTGCTGGCGGAAAACGGCCTGCATTTCGAGTTACAGGCGCCCTGGTGGCATCTGCCGGAAGCGGCCGAACTGGCCAGGGACTTTCCCGACGTGACCATCGTCGTCAACCACACGGCGCTGCCATCGGATCGTTCGGCACAAGGTCTGGCGGGTT of the Pseudomonas sp. MAG733B genome contains:
- a CDS encoding amidohydrolase family protein translates to MNEQQAIDWRARFLASGDDADLPIVDAHQHYFDIKAHYYPWLNDRPLRPFRYGDYSSICRNFLPQDYRRLSDHHRIVQTVLIEGEWDPATPLNEVFFVESLAKDEPTLAAMVAQAWLDREDAPALLRQYAQHPLVRGIRHKPSVTSREAWHENFAAPGSMRDTRWRDGYALLAENGLHFELQAPWWHLPEAAELARDFPDVTIVVNHTALPSDRSAQGLAGWRNNLELLAREPNVALKISGICIPGEPWPVEANRVVVNDAISILGVSRCAFATNYPVDGVVNGMSEILDGFKTIVRDRPLADRLALFHDNARRLYRLN